From one Triticum urartu cultivar G1812 chromosome 3, Tu2.1, whole genome shotgun sequence genomic stretch:
- the LOC125542251 gene encoding protein WALLS ARE THIN 1 translates to MADAVDARRVCGMPEKAQLHVAMLALQFGYAGFHVVSRLALNMGISKLVFPVYRNIIALFLLVPFAYFLEKKDRPRLTLSFAVQFFFLALCGITANQGFYLLGLDNTSPTFASAIQNSVPAITFGMAAALRIEKVRLDRRDGVAKVLGTLACVAGASVITLYQGPTIFAPADDKPSLQQEVPFLAAVAGEGKNWTLGCVYLIGHCLSWSGWLVLQAPVLKKYPARLSVTSYTCFFGVIQFLIIAAFFERDAGAWVFHSGSEVFTILYAGFIASGVAFAVQIWCIDRGGPVFVAVYQPVQTLVVAIMASLTLGEKFYLGGIIGAALIITGLYLVLWGKSEERSRISKEAAVMAAASSGSGEREVRSAKLASSITQPLLPPSSTTSDNV, encoded by the exons ATGGCGGACGCGGTGGATGCCCGTCGGGTCTGCGGGATGCCGGAGAAGGCGCAGCTCCACGTGGCGATGCTGGCGCTGCAGTTCGGCTACGCCGGCTTCCACGTCGTGTCGCGCCTCGCGCTCAACATGGGCATCAGCAAGCTCGTCTTCCCCGTCTACCGCAACATCATCGCGCTCTTCCTCCTCGTCCCCTTCGCCTACTTCCTCGAGAAGAAGGACCGGCCGAGGCTCACCCTCAGCTTCGCCGTCCAGTTCTTCTTCCTCGCCCTCTGCGGCATCACCGCCAACCAGGGCTTCTACCTGCTCGGCCTCGACAACACCTCCCCCACCTTCGCCTCCGCCATCCAGAACTCCGTGCCGGCCATCACCTTCGGCATGGCCGCCGCGCTCCGCATCGAGAAGGTGCGGCTCGACCGCCGCGACGGCGTCGCCAAGGTGCTGGGCACGCTCGCGTGCGTCGCCGGCGCGTCCGTCATCACGCTCTACCAGGGCCCAACCATCTTCGCCCCTGCCGACGACAAGCCGTCGTTGCAGCAGGAGGTGCCGTTTCTGGCGGCCGTGGCTGGGGAGGGCAAGAACTGGACGCTGGGGTGCGTGTACCTCATCGGCCACTGCCTCTCGTGGTCCGGCTGGCTGGTGCTGCAGGCGCCCGTGCTCAAGAAGTACCCCGCGAGGCTGTCCGTCACCTCCTACACCTGCTTCTTCGGCGTCATCCAGTTCCTCATCATCGCCGCCTTCTTCGAGAGGGATGCCGGCGCCTGGGTCTTCCACTCCGGCTCCGAAGTCTTCACCATCCTCTACGCC GGCTTCATCGCGTCCGGCGTGGCGTTCGCAGTGCAGATCTGGTGCATCGACCGCGGGGGCCCGGTGTTTGTGGCGGTGTACCAGCCCGTGCAGACGCTGGTCGTCGCCATCATGGCCTCCCTCACCCTCGGCGAGAAGTTCTACCTCGGCGGGATCATCGGCGCCGCGCTCATCATCACCGGCCTCTACCTCGTGCTCTGGGGCAAGAGCGAGGAGAGGTCGCGCATCAGCAAGGAGGCGGCGGTCATGGCCGCAGCTTCCTCCGGCAGTGGCGAGCGCGAGGTCCGGAGCGCCAAGCTGGCCTCCTCCATCACCCAGCCTCTCCTCCCGCCTTCCTCCACCACCTCCGACAATGTCTGA
- the LOC125547448 gene encoding uncharacterized protein LOC125547448 has translation MARLLLFAADHTAGAPGATSLVLVVVVVLVVAAVVVSLCTSSTHEKLWGQQRGSSSAPLAKADSSVGASNRKHLLSATLSGIGGKAARMVSWNRRSPSGSSDDDEEAVAALGPEDDEAVWRKAIIMGDKCRPLQFSGHIAFDSDGNQLPPPPAASIKKADPDVQAKN, from the coding sequence ATGGCGAGGCTCCTCCTCTTCGCCGCTGACCACACCGCCGGAGCGCCGGGGGCGACGAGTCTCGTCCTTGTCGTCGTTGTGGTGCTCGTGGTCGCGGCGGTCGTGGTGTCGCTCTGCACCAGCAGCACGCACGAGAAGCTGTGGGGGCAGCAGCGCGGGTCCTCGTCCGCGCCGCTGGCCAAGGCGGACAGCAGCGTCGGCGCCAGCAACCGGAAGCACCTGCTGTCGGCCACGCTCAGCGGGATCGGCGGCAAGGCGGCCAGGATGGTGTCGTGGAACAGGCGGTCTCCGTCCGGCAgcagcgacgacgacgaggaggcgGTGGCCGCTCTGGGGCCGGAGGACGACGAGGCCGTGTGGAGGAAGGCCATCATCATGGGGGACAAGTGCCGCCCGCTCCAATTCTCCGGGCACATCGCCTTCGACTCCGACGGCAACCAGCTGCCGCCCCCGCCGGCGGCGTCCATCAAGAAAGCCGACCCTGACGTCCAAGCCAAGAATTAA